The following are encoded together in the Candidatus Woesebacteria bacterium genome:
- a CDS encoding carbohydrate kinase family protein → MEETKYDLLSVGDVALDTYLVPQESDTLCMVDSKESLICFSYGDKIPVKSLSISVGGNAGNNAVGVSRLGLKVGLVSTLGGDSIGNQILEKLNKEGVDLTYTIRQENALTNSSTILSYQGERTIFTYHAPRSYEFPVTLPQVGWVYLTSMGESFRPFYNHFLDYLKTKPDTKLAFNPGSRQLRALSDITEAIKLTHMIYVNKQEAQKITGYEENDIKELLIRLNSLGPKIVVITAGSDGSYVYDGNIFLKSGVLPVDAYERTGAGDAFGSGCISAIIKGKTLEEALLWGTVNSASVIGYIGPQQGLLREEDIPLWMERAKSSGVRVEEF, encoded by the coding sequence ATGGAAGAAACAAAGTATGATTTATTATCAGTTGGAGACGTCGCGCTAGATACGTATTTAGTGCCTCAAGAAAGTGACACTTTATGCATGGTTGACAGCAAAGAATCACTGATATGTTTTTCGTATGGAGATAAAATACCTGTGAAGTCACTTAGTATTTCCGTCGGAGGTAATGCGGGCAACAATGCCGTCGGGGTTTCTCGTCTCGGTTTAAAGGTCGGTTTAGTGTCAACACTTGGCGGAGATAGTATTGGCAACCAGATTCTTGAGAAATTAAACAAAGAAGGCGTTGATCTGACGTATACGATTAGGCAAGAAAATGCTTTGACCAATTCGTCAACAATTCTCAGTTATCAAGGCGAAAGAACGATTTTTACTTACCATGCACCAAGAAGCTATGAGTTTCCGGTAACGTTGCCGCAAGTTGGCTGGGTTTATCTCACGTCGATGGGCGAGAGTTTCAGACCATTTTATAATCATTTTTTGGATTATCTGAAAACAAAGCCGGATACTAAATTGGCTTTTAATCCCGGAAGTAGACAGCTTCGCGCATTAAGCGACATTACTGAAGCGATTAAGCTTACACATATGATATATGTCAACAAACAGGAAGCGCAAAAAATTACAGGGTACGAAGAAAACGATATCAAGGAACTATTAATAAGACTTAATAGTCTTGGGCCAAAAATTGTCGTTATTACGGCAGGATCCGATGGATCTTATGTGTATGATGGAAATATATTTTTGAAATCCGGTGTACTACCTGTTGATGCATATGAAAGGACGGGGGCGGGCGATGCTTTTGGCAGTGGATGTATTTCGGCAATAATAAAGGGTAAGACTTTGGAAGAAGCTTTGCTTTGGGGGACAGTCAATAGTGCAAGTGTCATTGGCTACATTGGACCACAACAAGGACTTCTTCGGGAAGAAGATATACCTCTTTGGATGGAGAGAGCAAAAAGCAGTGGAGTAAGGGTGGAGGAGTTCTAA